A single window of Pontibacillus chungwhensis DNA harbors:
- the spxA gene encoding transcriptional regulator SpxA, translating to MVTLYTSPSCTSCRKAKAWLEEHEIPFQERNIFSEPLTIDEIKEVLRMTEDGTDEIISTRSKVFQKMNVDLDQLPMKELFDMIAQHPGLLRRPIIVDEKRLQVGYNEDEIRRFLPRKVRTFQLQEAQRLVN from the coding sequence ATGGTAACACTTTATACTTCTCCAAGTTGTACATCATGTCGGAAAGCGAAAGCATGGTTAGAGGAGCATGAAATTCCGTTTCAAGAACGTAACATTTTCTCAGAACCTTTGACAATTGACGAGATAAAAGAAGTATTACGAATGACAGAAGATGGTACGGATGAAATTATCTCAACCCGATCGAAAGTCTTCCAAAAGATGAATGTGGACCTTGATCAGCTTCCGATGAAAGAGCTGTTCGATATGATCGCACAACATCCTGGACTACTTAGAAGACCTATTATTGTGGATGAAAAACGCCTTCAGGTCGGTTACAATGAAGATGAAATCCGTCGTTTCCTTCCAAGAAAAGTACGTACATTCCAATTACAAGAAGCCCAGCGCTTAGTGAATTAA
- a CDS encoding peptide ABC transporter substrate-binding protein, translating to MKKKLFLFSILLVFSVILAACSGGDDSSSDDSSNDDQAQEDNSGDSNDNQDEGSGEMADEQVFTANISSEPFSLNPGLANDSTSGNVLLQSFEGLTRMDKNGEPQPAMASDIQVSDDQKTYTFTIREDAKWSNGDPVTAQDFEYAWKWALDPNNQSQYAYQLYPIKGAEDFNSGNPDTDDLDALKDAVAITAEDDQTLKVELNNPTPYFLQLTAFYTYFPVNQEIAEANPEWYADAGENYVSNGPFKMTEWGHNEKIVLEKNDQYWDKDNVNLEKIEFAMINDQNSSLSSFQNGEFDWTGSPFNSLPPEAIPSLKDEGTLNIEPIAGTYWYKFNTEKEPFNNVNIRKAFAYAIDRAGIVKSITKGEEIPAMAAVPPTMFESNEEGYFDALNVEKAKEHLEKGLEELGYDSVEDLPTIELSYNTQETHAKIAQAIQDMWKKNLGIDVTLNNNEWAVYIETLHQGNYQIGRMGWLGDFNDPINFLELYKEKGGNNDTRWHSEEYASLLEDSQTETDSDKRLEMLKEAEGILMDEMPIAPIYFYTNKWVQDENLKDVMMSGLGDVQLKWAYFEAE from the coding sequence ATGAAGAAAAAGCTATTTTTATTTAGTATTTTGCTTGTCTTCTCAGTAATCCTTGCAGCTTGTTCCGGCGGCGATGATTCATCTTCTGATGATAGTTCAAACGATGATCAGGCACAAGAAGACAACTCTGGCGATAGCAATGATAATCAAGACGAAGGCAGCGGTGAAATGGCGGATGAGCAAGTATTCACTGCAAACATTTCATCTGAGCCATTCTCTTTAAACCCAGGTCTAGCGAACGACTCTACATCTGGTAACGTACTACTTCAATCATTTGAAGGTTTAACTCGTATGGACAAGAACGGTGAACCACAACCGGCAATGGCTTCTGACATTCAAGTATCTGATGATCAGAAAACATACACATTCACAATCCGTGAAGATGCAAAATGGTCAAATGGTGACCCTGTTACAGCACAAGACTTCGAATATGCTTGGAAATGGGCACTAGATCCAAATAACCAATCTCAATATGCATATCAGTTATACCCAATTAAAGGTGCTGAAGACTTCAACTCAGGTAACCCTGACACAGATGATCTTGACGCGCTTAAAGACGCTGTAGCGATTACAGCTGAAGATGATCAAACACTTAAAGTTGAGTTAAATAACCCAACTCCATATTTCCTACAGCTAACAGCGTTCTATACTTACTTCCCAGTAAACCAAGAAATTGCTGAAGCTAACCCAGAATGGTATGCAGATGCTGGTGAAAACTACGTATCTAACGGACCATTCAAAATGACTGAATGGGGTCATAACGAGAAAATCGTTCTTGAGAAGAACGATCAGTATTGGGACAAAGATAATGTAAACCTTGAGAAAATTGAGTTCGCTATGATTAACGACCAAAACTCAAGTCTAAGCAGTTTCCAAAATGGTGAATTTGACTGGACAGGTTCTCCGTTCAACTCTCTTCCACCAGAAGCGATTCCTTCACTTAAAGATGAAGGCACTCTAAACATTGAACCAATTGCTGGTACTTACTGGTATAAGTTCAACACAGAGAAAGAACCATTTAACAACGTAAACATCCGTAAAGCATTTGCTTACGCGATTGACCGTGCAGGAATTGTTAAGAGTATTACAAAAGGTGAAGAAATCCCAGCAATGGCTGCGGTACCACCGACAATGTTCGAAAGCAACGAAGAAGGTTACTTTGATGCTTTAAACGTTGAGAAAGCGAAAGAGCACCTTGAAAAAGGTCTTGAAGAGCTAGGTTACGATAGTGTTGAAGACCTACCTACTATCGAACTTTCTTATAACACTCAAGAAACACACGCGAAGATTGCTCAAGCAATCCAAGACATGTGGAAGAAAAATCTTGGTATTGATGTAACGCTTAACAACAACGAGTGGGCGGTTTACATTGAAACGCTTCACCAAGGTAACTACCAGATCGGACGTATGGGTTGGTTAGGTGACTTTAACGATCCAATCAACTTCCTTGAGCTTTACAAAGAAAAAGGCGGTAACAACGATACTCGCTGGCACAGTGAAGAGTACGCTTCACTTCTAGAAGACTCTCAAACAGAGACTGATTCTGACAAGCGTCTAGAAATGCTTAAAGAAGCTGAAGGTATCCTAATGGATGAAATGCCAATCGCACCTATTTACTTCTACACGAACAAATGGGTACAAGATGAGAATCTTAAAGACGTAATGATGTCTGGTCTTGGCGATGTTCAGCTTAAATGGGCTTACTTTGAAGCAGAGTAA
- a CDS encoding competence protein CoiA, protein MLKAITKDGIAHVLARYTKEEIYELRRQPFYCPACSEEVTLKAGSKVIPHYAHKPHGTCRMQEVGEGAYHEAGKWQLYEWLRRQGYHVELEAYLPSIQQRPDLLLTIREKRVAIEYQCCRISPEMIKLRTEGYRSAGIIPLWILGGNRLKRAHTNMLSLTSFEKLFLQQFKATPHPMLLFYCSSTHQFARFYRPLLLTNRKSLGKLSFFPSTSCSLTSLLSPHQTVSPSYVFQSWLKEKRRFRKQVPRKMNKSSDFSWRQWLYLRRLHPSTLSALIHLPVPFSYVYELPPYQWQAKILMDEIHPQPTGEPFSLPVYPFSKTTCTDLPLLPDTQKPIELYTNLLCEIGILKKLETGKYVKLIDLPMPTTVHEAIEQDEWVLKELLNRSLL, encoded by the coding sequence ATGTTAAAAGCAATCACAAAAGATGGCATCGCTCATGTATTAGCACGATACACAAAGGAGGAGATTTATGAATTAAGAAGACAACCCTTTTATTGTCCAGCCTGTTCTGAAGAAGTCACCCTGAAAGCTGGTTCTAAAGTTATTCCTCATTACGCACACAAGCCACATGGAACGTGCCGTATGCAAGAGGTTGGGGAAGGGGCTTATCATGAAGCAGGAAAATGGCAGTTATACGAATGGCTGCGGCGGCAAGGGTACCATGTAGAGTTAGAAGCTTATTTGCCTTCGATCCAACAGCGGCCTGATTTGTTGCTAACCATTCGGGAAAAGCGTGTCGCTATTGAGTACCAGTGTTGTCGTATTTCCCCGGAAATGATCAAATTGCGCACGGAAGGTTATAGATCAGCAGGGATTATCCCTTTATGGATTTTAGGTGGAAATCGCCTGAAGCGCGCTCATACCAATATGCTTTCTCTTACTTCGTTTGAAAAACTCTTCTTGCAGCAATTTAAAGCCACTCCTCATCCCATGCTCTTGTTTTATTGTTCTTCCACCCATCAGTTCGCCCGTTTTTATCGCCCTTTGTTACTCACCAATCGTAAGTCGCTTGGGAAACTTTCGTTCTTTCCGTCCACCTCATGTAGTTTAACTTCTCTTTTATCTCCTCATCAGACTGTCTCACCTTCTTATGTCTTTCAATCCTGGTTAAAGGAAAAAAGGCGGTTTAGAAAGCAAGTACCAAGAAAAATGAACAAAAGCTCAGATTTTTCTTGGAGACAATGGCTTTATCTCCGACGCTTGCATCCAAGTACTCTTTCAGCTCTAATCCATTTGCCCGTCCCGTTCTCCTACGTATATGAACTTCCTCCCTATCAATGGCAGGCCAAAATCCTGATGGACGAAATTCACCCCCAGCCTACGGGGGAACCTTTCTCATTACCTGTCTATCCCTTCAGCAAAACGACGTGTACCGATCTACCATTGCTACCTGATACTCAAAAACCAATCGAGCTTTACACAAACCTTCTATGTGAGATTGGAATTCTGAAGAAATTAGAAACCGGTAAGTATGTGAAGCTCATAGATCTCCCTATGCCCACAACTGTTCACGAAGCGATCGAACAGGACGAATGGGTATTAAAAGAACTTCTGAATCGTTCCCTGCTATAA
- a CDS encoding ABC transporter ATP-binding protein has product MDNILEVNDLKVSFNTFAGEVQAVRGVNFHVKKGETLAIVGESGSGKSVTTQAIMRLIPMPPGEIKGGEINFEGTDLVQKTDRQMEKIRGKDIAMIFQDPMTSLNPTMRIGRQIMESMIKHRKISKTDAKKRAIELLDLVGIPRPEQRVDQYPHEFSGGMRQRAMIAVALASDPKLLIADEPTTALDVTIQAQILELLKDIQKKTNTSIIFITHDLGVVANVADRVSVMYGGKIVETGTVDEVFYNPKHPYTWGLLASMPSLDAEDGELQAIPGSPPDLTNPPKGDAFAARNSYAMKIDFEQEPPMFKVSDTHYAATWLLHEDAPAVEPPTVVQRRIEHFKEKAGER; this is encoded by the coding sequence ATGGATAATATCCTAGAAGTAAACGATCTGAAAGTTTCATTTAATACGTTCGCAGGCGAAGTCCAAGCGGTCCGTGGTGTAAACTTTCATGTGAAAAAAGGGGAGACTCTTGCAATTGTAGGGGAATCTGGTTCCGGTAAGAGTGTAACCACCCAGGCAATTATGCGCTTGATCCCAATGCCACCAGGTGAAATCAAAGGTGGAGAAATAAATTTTGAAGGTACGGATCTTGTTCAGAAGACAGACCGACAAATGGAAAAAATCCGCGGTAAAGATATTGCGATGATTTTCCAGGATCCAATGACTTCCTTGAACCCAACGATGAGAATCGGTCGACAAATCATGGAAAGCATGATTAAGCACCGTAAAATCTCAAAGACAGATGCGAAAAAGCGTGCGATTGAACTGTTAGACCTTGTTGGGATCCCAAGACCTGAACAACGTGTTGATCAGTATCCACACGAATTCTCAGGTGGTATGAGACAGCGTGCAATGATTGCAGTTGCTCTTGCTTCTGATCCGAAATTATTAATTGCCGATGAACCGACAACAGCCCTGGACGTTACAATTCAGGCTCAGATCCTAGAATTGCTGAAAGACATCCAGAAGAAGACGAATACATCGATCATCTTCATTACGCACGACCTCGGAGTTGTAGCGAATGTTGCCGACCGCGTATCGGTCATGTACGGTGGTAAAATCGTAGAGACAGGAACGGTTGATGAAGTCTTCTACAATCCGAAACATCCGTATACATGGGGACTACTAGCATCCATGCCAAGCTTAGATGCGGAAGACGGAGAGTTGCAGGCGATCCCTGGTTCACCTCCTGATTTAACAAACCCGCCTAAAGGGGATGCATTCGCAGCAAGAAACAGCTATGCGATGAAGATTGATTTTGAACAAGAACCTCCAATGTTTAAAGTGAGTGATACACACTATGCGGCAACGTGGCTCCTGCATGAAGATGCTCCTGCAGTTGAACCTCCAACAGTCGTACAAAGACGTATCGAGCATTTCAAGGAAAAGGCTGGTGAACGATAA
- a CDS encoding TerC family protein, giving the protein MDFEIIQSILIIVGIDLVLGGDNAIVIALASRNLPMSQRNKAILLGTGLAVGLRILMTGIAVFLLQIPFLQFVGGVLLVYIAMTLITDQEDGPEIQAHTSLMAAVKTIVFADLVMGFDNVLAIAGAARGEVYLVVFGLLISVPIIIWGSKLILRLMEKFPFLIYIGAAVLAYTAAEMILGEATLQYFYSDFPFFHWIIPPATIIIVLGTGFWYNTLKSRPS; this is encoded by the coding sequence GTGGATTTTGAGATCATTCAATCTATTCTCATTATTGTTGGAATTGACTTAGTGCTCGGGGGAGACAATGCGATTGTCATTGCCCTTGCAAGCCGAAATTTACCGATGAGTCAACGCAATAAAGCTATTTTACTTGGTACAGGCCTCGCGGTAGGATTACGAATTCTAATGACAGGAATTGCCGTCTTTTTACTGCAAATCCCGTTCTTACAATTTGTCGGTGGAGTACTCCTAGTTTATATTGCTATGACCTTGATCACCGACCAAGAAGACGGGCCTGAAATTCAGGCTCACACAAGCCTGATGGCAGCTGTCAAAACCATTGTCTTCGCTGACCTAGTTATGGGATTTGATAATGTATTAGCCATCGCAGGAGCTGCCAGAGGAGAAGTTTACCTCGTTGTTTTTGGGCTGCTTATTTCTGTTCCCATTATTATTTGGGGCAGTAAGTTAATCCTTCGATTAATGGAAAAATTCCCTTTCCTAATTTACATAGGAGCAGCAGTTCTTGCCTACACAGCAGCCGAGATGATTCTCGGGGAAGCAACGTTACAGTACTTCTACAGCGACTTCCCATTTTTCCATTGGATCATTCCTCCTGCTACAATCATCATTGTTTTAGGAACAGGCTTTTGGTACAACACTCTAAAGAGTCGTCCTTCTTAA
- a CDS encoding ABC transporter permease, which translates to MLKYIGKRLLYMVLTLWVIVTVTFFLMRAAPGSPFTSEKDLPDAIKKNLEAYYGLDKSVFGQYLDYLVSVINWDFGPSFKYKAQSVNDLINSGFPVSFALGMEAIFLALGLGVLLGAIAALRHNKWQDYSAMVLAVLGISVPSFVMASFLQYVFAIKLGILPVARWESFSHTILPALALASTPMAFIARLTRSSMLEVLSNDYIKTAKSKGLNSTEITVRHTIRNAMMPVVSYMGPLISAILTGSFVIEKIFGVPGLGMHFVTSIQNRDYSVIMGVTVFFSVLLLVSILLVDIAYSLIDPRIKLADDKKGE; encoded by the coding sequence TTGTTAAAGTATATCGGCAAACGGCTTCTGTACATGGTGCTTACCCTTTGGGTTATTGTTACTGTCACGTTCTTCTTAATGCGTGCCGCACCAGGTTCTCCGTTTACATCTGAGAAAGACCTGCCAGATGCCATTAAAAAGAACTTAGAGGCGTATTATGGATTAGATAAATCCGTATTTGGTCAGTATTTAGATTACTTAGTATCGGTAATTAATTGGGACTTCGGGCCATCATTTAAATATAAAGCCCAATCCGTTAACGACTTAATTAATAGTGGTTTCCCTGTTTCATTTGCGTTAGGGATGGAAGCGATCTTCTTAGCGCTTGGTTTAGGTGTTTTACTAGGTGCAATTGCTGCACTTCGACACAATAAATGGCAAGACTACTCAGCGATGGTGCTTGCGGTACTAGGAATCTCGGTACCAAGCTTTGTTATGGCATCTTTCCTGCAGTACGTGTTCGCTATTAAACTAGGTATTTTACCAGTTGCTCGGTGGGAATCATTCTCTCACACGATCTTACCAGCTTTAGCATTGGCCTCGACGCCGATGGCCTTTATAGCTCGCTTAACGCGTTCTAGTATGCTTGAGGTATTAAGCAATGATTACATTAAGACAGCCAAGTCAAAAGGGCTGAACTCTACTGAAATTACGGTGCGACATACGATACGAAATGCGATGATGCCTGTTGTATCTTATATGGGACCTTTAATTTCAGCGATTCTGACAGGAAGTTTTGTAATTGAGAAGATATTTGGTGTTCCGGGACTAGGAATGCACTTTGTAACAAGTATTCAAAACCGAGATTATTCCGTAATTATGGGAGTCACTGTATTCTTTAGTGTTCTTCTGCTTGTATCGATCCTTCTTGTCGATATTGCGTACAGCTTAATAGACCCACGCATCAAATTAGCGGATGATAAGAAGGGAGAGTAA
- a CDS encoding ABC transporter ATP-binding protein: protein MAENQEVLVDIKNLKQHFGKGQNKVKAVDGLTFQIYRGETMGLVGESGCGKSTTGRTIIRLYDATDGQVIFNGEDVHGKKSKAEMKKFNRKMQMIFQDPYASLNPRMTVSDIIAEGVDIHGLAKTKTARMERVYELLETVGLNREHANRYPHEFSGGQRQRIGIARALAVDPEFIIADEPISALDVSIQAQVVNLLKELQEEKNLTYLFIAHDLSMVKYISDRIGVMYFGKLVEVADSEDLYKNAFHPYTKSLMSAIPHPDPDYERNRKRVTYDVEEHRREMDGEEPEWREVSPGHWVSCTQKEYESYKQQLQTQ from the coding sequence ATGGCCGAAAACCAAGAAGTACTAGTTGATATTAAAAACCTGAAGCAACACTTCGGAAAAGGGCAAAACAAAGTAAAGGCTGTAGATGGTCTTACATTCCAAATTTACCGTGGGGAGACGATGGGACTTGTAGGGGAATCCGGTTGCGGAAAATCTACTACAGGAAGAACCATTATTCGTCTCTATGACGCGACAGATGGTCAAGTTATCTTCAACGGTGAAGATGTTCATGGTAAGAAATCTAAGGCAGAAATGAAGAAATTTAATCGGAAAATGCAAATGATTTTCCAAGATCCATATGCCTCTTTAAATCCGCGTATGACGGTTTCAGATATTATTGCTGAAGGCGTGGATATTCACGGACTTGCTAAGACGAAAACAGCGCGTATGGAACGAGTTTATGAACTTCTTGAAACAGTGGGTCTAAACCGTGAGCACGCGAACCGTTATCCACACGAGTTCTCAGGAGGTCAACGTCAACGTATTGGAATTGCCCGTGCATTGGCTGTAGATCCTGAATTTATCATCGCCGATGAGCCGATTTCAGCTCTTGACGTGTCGATTCAGGCTCAGGTTGTAAATCTACTGAAAGAATTGCAGGAAGAGAAAAACCTAACGTACCTTTTCATTGCACACGATTTATCCATGGTGAAATACATCAGTGACCGCATTGGTGTAATGTATTTTGGTAAGCTTGTAGAAGTCGCTGACAGTGAAGACTTATACAAAAATGCTTTCCATCCTTACACGAAATCGCTAATGTCCGCTATTCCTCACCCAGATCCAGATTATGAGCGTAACCGCAAGCGTGTTACGTATGATGTGGAAGAGCATCGTAGAGAAATGGATGGCGAGGAACCAGAATGGCGTGAAGTTAGTCCAGGTCACTGGGTATCTTGTACGCAAAAAGAATATGAATCCTATAAACAGCAACTTCAAACACAGTAG
- a CDS encoding GNAT family N-acetyltransferase: MNWYEKLNKYFPIEEMKSREHMERLLKEQGDVYKKDESDEHVLMYAEFDTFIFIDYVWVSAKTRGKGTGHKLIQKLKEKGKPIILEVEPVDYEDTDTEKRLRFYQKEGFEHANSIGYARRSLATNELNEMEILFWSPEHESEASIYDKMKQMYERIHTYKDKELYGKSYQPVDEVLTLDEDRDMDNILDALKKPENA, encoded by the coding sequence ATGAATTGGTATGAAAAGCTTAATAAGTATTTTCCTATCGAAGAAATGAAGTCAAGAGAACACATGGAAAGGCTTCTGAAGGAACAAGGTGATGTATACAAGAAGGATGAGAGCGATGAGCACGTCTTAATGTATGCTGAGTTTGACACTTTTATCTTTATTGATTATGTCTGGGTTTCTGCGAAAACACGCGGAAAAGGAACTGGACATAAATTAATCCAGAAGCTTAAAGAGAAAGGTAAACCGATCATCCTTGAGGTTGAACCGGTCGATTATGAAGACACTGACACCGAAAAACGCCTCCGTTTTTATCAAAAAGAAGGATTCGAACACGCAAATTCCATCGGTTACGCTCGTCGTTCCCTTGCGACAAATGAGTTGAACGAAATGGAAATCCTCTTCTGGTCCCCTGAGCACGAATCCGAAGCTTCCATCTATGACAAAATGAAACAAATGTATGAAAGAATTCACACGTATAAAGATAAAGAGCTGTATGGGAAGTCGTATCAGCCTGTAGATGAAGTGTTGACGCTTGATGAAGATCGAGATATGGACAACATTCTTGACGCATTGAAAAAGCCTGAAAACGCTTAA
- the mecA gene encoding adaptor protein MecA has product MEIERINENTVKFYVSYIDIEDRGFDREEIWYNRDRSEQLFWQMMDEVNDEADFNIDGPLWIQVQAMDKGLEIVVTKAQVSKDGHKLELPTEDGKTLDMPVDEKLESLLDQEMNSNQEGEQDGEDEAVESDNLSFVIGFRDFEDVIQLSHYFLNAQYVEDQLYHFEGSYYLYVQFADGQLSDESQENILSQLLEFGHESPLTVHRLEEYGKTIFGENALEHISSYFPAE; this is encoded by the coding sequence ATGGAAATCGAACGCATTAATGAAAATACAGTAAAGTTCTATGTTTCCTACATTGATATTGAAGATCGAGGTTTTGACCGCGAAGAGATTTGGTACAATAGAGATAGAAGTGAACAGCTCTTCTGGCAAATGATGGACGAAGTAAACGATGAAGCAGACTTTAATATAGACGGTCCGTTGTGGATTCAAGTACAGGCTATGGATAAAGGCCTAGAAATTGTTGTAACGAAAGCGCAAGTTTCTAAAGATGGCCATAAGCTTGAATTACCAACAGAGGACGGTAAAACATTAGATATGCCTGTGGATGAGAAGCTTGAATCACTTCTAGATCAAGAAATGAATTCAAATCAAGAAGGTGAGCAGGACGGAGAGGACGAAGCAGTAGAGTCCGATAATCTATCCTTTGTCATTGGATTCCGCGATTTTGAAGATGTAATCCAATTAAGCCATTACTTCTTGAATGCACAATATGTAGAAGACCAATTGTATCACTTTGAAGGCTCGTATTATCTATACGTTCAATTTGCCGATGGGCAGTTAAGTGACGAATCTCAAGAGAATATTCTGAGTCAACTACTCGAATTTGGCCATGAATCGCCACTTACGGTTCATCGCCTAGAAGAATACGGTAAAACGATCTTCGGTGAAAATGCGTTAGAACATATCAGTAGTTACTTCCCGGCAGAGTAA
- the cls gene encoding cardiolipin synthase: MFKRIQVLVFMGILIGVFYVTKELWQGWLIGAVSILFTISAIFIGLLIFFENRHPTQTLTWLLVLAALPIVGFFFYILFGQNYRKKKMFRKKGALDEEAFRKIEGESDIMPYQVEQMGDHQKMLVRLAQRLGHSPITFRTETKVLTNGDETFDAILEELKKATHHIHIEYYIVRHDHIGNEIKQILMDKARSGVKVRFLYDAVGSWKLSSQYKEELKEAGVEMKPFLPVKLPFLNNKINFRNHRKIIVVDGNTAFVGGLNIGDEYLGRHEYYGFWRDTHLYVQGESVRSLQLIFLQDWYYMTDETLLTNEYLSPQLVERENLGGVQMIASGPDNEWEVIKHVFFSMIVSAKHSIWIASPYFIPDEDILTALKAASLSGIDVKILMPSRPDKRIVFHASRSYFPELLEAGVNIYEYHKGFMHSKIMIIDQELASIGTSNMDMRSFHLNFEVNAFLYRTKSTKTLVDDYERDLHSSNQIILEDFRKRALMKRFMESTARLLSPLL; this comes from the coding sequence ATGTTCAAACGGATTCAGGTTCTCGTATTTATGGGGATATTAATCGGAGTATTTTATGTAACGAAAGAATTGTGGCAAGGATGGCTCATCGGAGCCGTTTCCATTCTATTTACGATTTCAGCTATATTTATTGGTTTATTGATTTTCTTTGAGAATCGACATCCGACACAGACGCTGACGTGGCTCCTTGTGCTTGCAGCGTTGCCTATTGTCGGTTTCTTCTTTTACATCTTATTTGGACAGAACTATCGAAAGAAGAAAATGTTCCGTAAAAAGGGTGCATTGGATGAAGAAGCCTTTCGGAAAATTGAAGGCGAAAGCGACATCATGCCTTATCAAGTGGAACAGATGGGTGACCACCAAAAGATGCTGGTCCGCCTGGCGCAACGCCTTGGTCATTCTCCGATCACGTTTAGGACCGAGACCAAGGTATTAACAAATGGGGATGAGACATTTGATGCAATCCTTGAAGAATTGAAAAAAGCCACTCATCACATCCATATTGAATATTATATTGTGCGTCATGATCATATTGGGAATGAGATTAAGCAAATTTTAATGGATAAAGCACGAAGTGGAGTGAAAGTTCGATTTCTTTACGACGCTGTCGGGAGCTGGAAACTTTCTAGTCAGTATAAAGAAGAGTTGAAGGAAGCGGGCGTTGAAATGAAGCCATTTCTCCCTGTAAAACTTCCCTTTTTAAATAATAAAATTAACTTTCGAAATCACAGGAAGATTATTGTAGTAGATGGAAATACAGCGTTTGTCGGTGGATTAAATATTGGGGATGAATACCTCGGACGTCATGAGTATTACGGATTCTGGAGAGACACGCACCTGTATGTTCAGGGAGAATCTGTCCGAAGCTTGCAATTGATTTTTCTGCAGGATTGGTACTATATGACAGATGAAACGCTCCTTACCAATGAGTATTTATCGCCTCAACTTGTCGAGCGCGAAAACCTAGGCGGAGTTCAGATGATTGCTAGTGGGCCAGATAACGAGTGGGAAGTGATTAAGCACGTTTTCTTTTCCATGATTGTCTCAGCGAAGCATTCCATTTGGATCGCTTCTCCGTACTTTATACCGGATGAAGATATACTGACAGCGCTAAAAGCTGCATCGTTAAGCGGGATCGATGTGAAGATTCTAATGCCAAGCCGTCCGGATAAGCGGATTGTCTTTCATGCCTCCCGTTCCTATTTCCCTGAACTTCTAGAAGCAGGTGTAAACATCTACGAGTACCATAAAGGGTTTATGCACAGCAAAATTATGATTATTGATCAGGAACTCGCTTCGATTGGAACATCCAATATGGATATGAGAAGTTTCCACTTAAATTTCGAAGTGAACGCCTTCTTGTACAGAACCAAGAGTACTAAAACATTAGTGGATGATTACGAGCGGGATCTCCATTCATCGAATCAAATTATCTTAGAAGATTTCCGTAAGCGCGCACTTATGAAACGCTTCATGGAATCCACAGCCCGCCTCCTATCCCCGCTCTTATAA
- a CDS encoding ABC transporter permease, with translation MQQQHIPKEMFEQVGGDTSDSEKISRPSISFWKDVWMRFKKNRLALTGIILIVILAIMSIVGPMLTPYDYRTTDLINSNLAPSANHWFGTDDLGRDIFTRVWKGAQISLFIGLAAAVIDLFIGVIWGGLSGYIGGRTDEYMMRFADILWAVPYLLMVILLMVVLGQGLGTMILAMTITGWINMARIVRGQVLQLKSQEYVMAAQTLGAKTSRIMFRHLIPNAMGPILITMTLTVPNAIFTEAFLSYLGLGVQQPLASWGTMASEGLPALQYYPWRLFFPALFICLTIFAFNVIGDGMRDALDPRLRK, from the coding sequence ATGCAACAACAACACATACCAAAAGAAATGTTTGAGCAAGTTGGTGGAGATACTTCTGATTCTGAAAAGATATCGCGTCCCAGTATTTCGTTTTGGAAAGATGTCTGGATGCGATTTAAGAAAAATAGATTAGCACTTACGGGGATTATCTTAATAGTGATCTTAGCGATTATGTCCATTGTAGGACCGATGCTCACTCCTTATGATTACCGTACGACGGATTTAATTAACTCAAACCTGGCTCCTTCAGCGAACCACTGGTTTGGTACAGATGACCTTGGGCGTGATATTTTCACACGTGTATGGAAAGGTGCTCAAATTTCCCTATTCATTGGTCTTGCAGCAGCAGTCATTGACCTATTTATTGGAGTAATTTGGGGTGGACTTAGTGGTTATATTGGTGGTCGCACAGATGAGTACATGATGCGTTTTGCTGATATCCTATGGGCCGTACCTTACCTTCTTATGGTTATTCTTTTAATGGTAGTACTTGGTCAAGGATTAGGAACGATGATTTTGGCGATGACCATTACAGGTTGGATTAACATGGCACGTATTGTGCGTGGTCAGGTATTACAGTTAAAGAGTCAGGAATATGTGATGGCAGCCCAAACGCTTGGAGCGAAGACGAGCCGAATCATGTTCAGACACTTAATTCCAAACGCAATGGGTCCAATCTTGATTACGATGACGTTAACAGTACCAAACGCAATCTTTACAGAGGCTTTCCTAAGCTACTTAGGTCTAGGTGTACAACAGCCTTTAGCAAGTTGGGGAACAATGGCCAGTGAGGGTCTTCCTGCACTGCAGTACTACCCATGGCGCTTATTCTTCCCAGCCTTATTTATCTGTTTAACGATCTTTGCATTTAACGTAATCGGGGATGGCATGCGAGATGCGCTTGACCCAAGACTTCGTAAGTAG